A DNA window from Drosophila biarmipes strain raj3 chromosome 2R, RU_DBia_V1.1, whole genome shotgun sequence contains the following coding sequences:
- the LOC108024271 gene encoding potassium voltage-gated channel subfamily H member 2 isoform X3: MRYAIGNAEKSITAKNIGWLNSLAYDIQEPYFDNRTGGPSIKSRYITALYFTFTSLTSVGFGNVAPNTDAEKAFTICVMLVGSLMYASIFGNVSAIIQRLYSGTARYHTQMLRVREFIRFHQIPNPLRQRLEEYFQHAWTYTNGIDMSSLLKGFPECLQADICLHLNRKLLTTCAAFSEASPGCLRAFSLKFKTTHAPPGDILVHRGDVLTSLFFIARGSIEIQKAGNMIVVLGKNDIFGENPCIYPTLGKSNGVVRALTYCDIHKLHRDDLLDVLDAYPEFLESFVNNLVITYNMRDDAHCGVDIKHRYLRAKTSDKMRSSPDIPSIRIVGLRYKKHNVNTSVHKIKNNSRDLNIFIENEIANYHLDLFENNS; encoded by the exons GTATGCAATTGGAAATGCCGAAAAATCTATAACCGCGAAAAACATCGGTTGGCTAAATTCATTGGCCTATGATATTCAAGAACCCTATTTTGATAACCGAACTGGTGGACCCTCTATAAAG TCGAGGTATATCACAGccttatattttacatttacctCGCTGACGTCCGTCGGGTTCGGGAATGTTGCACCGAATACTGATGCTGAAAAAGCTTTTACTATTTGTGTAATGCTAGTTGGAT cTCTTATGTATGCAAGTATTTTTGGAAATGTATCGGCAATAATTCAAAG GCTTTATTCTGGAACGGCAAGATATCATACTCAAATGTTACGTGTTCGGGAGTTTATTCGATTTCACCAG ATACCAAATCCTCTAAGGCAAAGATTAGAAGAATATTTCCAACACGCATGGACct atacaAATGGGATAGATATGAGCTCGTTGCTTAAAGGTTTTCCCGAGTGCCTACAAGCAGACATTTGCCTGCATTTGAACAGAAAATTACTGACAACGTGTGCCGCTTTTTCGGAAGCAAGTCCTGGTTGCCTAAG AGCTTTCtcccttaaatttaaaactaccCATGCGCCGCCTGGTGATATTTTAGTTCATAGAGGAGATGTCCTTAcctcattattttttatagccaGAGGCTCCATAGAAATTCAAAAAGCTGGCAATATGATTGTTGTATTGG gtaaaaACGACATTTTCGGTGAAAATCCGTGTATATATCCAACGCTCGGAAAATCAAACGGAGTAGTAAGAGCACTGACATATTGCGATATCCATAAGTTGCACAGAGACGATTTGCTGGACGTACTCGATGCTTATCCAGAATTTTTAGAAAGCTTCGTCAACAACTTGGTTATTACATATAACATGAGAGAT GACGCACATTGTGGTGTTGATATCAAGCATCGCTACTTAAGAGCAAAGACTTCCGATAAAATGAGAAGCTCTCCTGATATACCCTCTATAAGAAT AGTTGGACTGCGGTATAAAAAACACAATGTTAATACTTCCGTGCATAAAATTAAGAATAACTCTCGTgatcttaatatttttattgaaaatgaaatcGCAAACTATCATTTAGATTTGTTTGAAAATAATAGTTAA